A window of the Pyrodictium abyssi genome harbors these coding sequences:
- a CDS encoding ABC transporter ATP-binding protein, with protein MPSGKPVLELVNVSKAYRAGETITWGLRGLSLRVHRGEFIAIMGPSGSGKTTLLNMAGLLDRPTRGKIYIDGFDVSRLSDRQLARLRNRYIGFVFQQFNLINRLTVLENIELPLIPRGVPRRERRRRAVRALLSVGGDPSWLPKKPLQLSGGQQQRVAIARAIVGEPHILLADEPTGALDRRTARLVVETFIRLNEHGQTILVVTHDPEVANCAHRIYQIRDGRIAGVEEPDNSKCILNTVM; from the coding sequence TTGCCTAGCGGTAAGCCGGTGCTCGAGCTAGTCAACGTGAGCAAGGCGTATCGAGCCGGGGAGACAATCACATGGGGGCTCCGGGGACTGAGTCTACGGGTCCATCGCGGCGAGTTCATAGCCATAATGGGGCCTAGCGGTTCCGGCAAGACAACGCTCCTCAACATGGCGGGTCTCCTCGACCGGCCCACACGCGGCAAGATCTACATAGATGGCTTTGACGTGTCGCGGCTCAGTGACCGGCAGCTAGCGCGGCTCCGGAACCGCTACATAGGCTTTGTCTTCCAACAGTTCAACCTTATCAACAGACTCACAGTCCTCGAGAACATAGAGCTGCCGCTTATACCCAGGGGCGTCCCGAGGCGGGAGCGCCGCAGAAGAGCCGTGCGTGCACTCCTTAGCGTTGGGGGAGACCCGTCTTGGCTGCCTAAGAAGCCCCTCCAGCTCAGCGGCGGCCAGCAGCAGCGCGTAGCCATAGCGCGCGCTATAGTGGGTGAGCCCCATATACTGCTAGCAGACGAGCCGACCGGGGCGCTCGACCGTAGGACTGCTAGACTCGTAGTCGAGACGTTCATAAGGCTCAACGAGCATGGACAGACAATACTAGTAGTGACCCATGACCCTGAGGTTGCTAACTGCGCGCACAGGATATACCAGATACGCGACGGGCGCATAGCAGGTGTAGAGGAGCCCGACAATAGTAAATGCATACTAAACACTGTCATGTGA
- a CDS encoding ABC transporter permease: protein MKISELVDMVVFALRALQERKARSLLTIIGISIGPIALIAIMGVVQGYSGYVIKQLEGLGQNLIVLVPGADYRMTERDLEFLKSLHGVEAVTPFYSIRAKVKQGAQSVEAAIYAVDMEIFFKALGKLRVEEGGIPPPGEPIAAVIGHYIACDEKGNRYYGVGDVLTISYFEIKHGGRLVERRVNVVVRGVLAEFGNAFFVNPDTTVFLPLSAGKRLLGMQEWSGVIVVAEDPVYVENLTRLLREVYQDRVGVISLVEISHVVATITAAMEFVTLAAGGAAFVVAVTGVAATMITSVMERTREIGVLKALGFTSSEVVAMVLIEALIMSLLGAALGIGVGVVAAYALSGKGMVIKGIHTIVIKAEPAITPELIGLVLLMTIVVGVVGGAIPAYKAARIPPAVALRYE, encoded by the coding sequence ATGAAGATAAGTGAGCTAGTGGACATGGTTGTTTTCGCGTTAAGGGCGCTACAGGAGCGTAAGGCAAGGAGCCTACTCACGATAATAGGCATATCGATAGGTCCGATAGCCCTCATAGCCATAATGGGCGTCGTCCAGGGCTACTCCGGCTACGTGATAAAACAGCTTGAAGGCCTGGGGCAGAACCTGATAGTACTCGTGCCCGGAGCCGACTATAGGATGACAGAACGCGACCTAGAGTTCCTCAAGAGTCTACACGGTGTAGAGGCGGTCACACCATTCTACAGCATACGCGCCAAGGTGAAGCAGGGCGCGCAGAGCGTGGAGGCAGCCATATACGCTGTAGACATGGAGATATTCTTCAAGGCGTTGGGTAAGCTCCGTGTAGAGGAGGGAGGCATACCGCCCCCGGGCGAGCCTATCGCGGCGGTGATAGGCCACTACATAGCGTGTGACGAGAAAGGTAACCGCTACTATGGGGTCGGCGACGTCCTGACAATAAGCTACTTCGAGATAAAGCATGGAGGCAGGCTAGTAGAGAGGAGAGTAAACGTCGTGGTACGCGGTGTTCTCGCCGAGTTTGGTAACGCGTTCTTCGTAAACCCGGATACGACGGTGTTCCTCCCCCTTAGTGCGGGCAAACGGCTCCTGGGCATGCAGGAGTGGAGCGGCGTCATAGTGGTCGCAGAGGACCCGGTCTACGTGGAGAACCTTACGAGACTCCTCCGGGAGGTCTACCAGGACCGTGTGGGTGTCATATCACTCGTAGAGATATCGCATGTAGTCGCCACAATCACTGCTGCAATGGAGTTTGTGACCCTGGCTGCAGGAGGCGCAGCGTTCGTTGTCGCTGTGACTGGTGTGGCCGCTACCATGATAACATCTGTCATGGAGCGTACCCGGGAGATAGGTGTGCTCAAGGCCCTGGGGTTCACGAGCAGCGAGGTAGTAGCCATGGTGCTAATAGAGGCTCTTATCATGAGCCTTCTAGGGGCGGCTCTCGGCATAGGTGTCGGCGTAGTGGCAGCCTATGCGCTGTCCGGTAAGGGTATGGTGATAAAGGGCATACACACCATAGTGATCAAGGCTGAGCCGGCCATAACGCCAGAGCTAATAGGGCTAGTGCTGCTCATGACAATTGTCGTTGGTGTGGTGGGAGGCGCTATACCCGCCTATAAGGCGGCAAGAATACCGCCAGCAGTAGCGCTACGCTACGAATAA
- a CDS encoding signal recognition particle protein Srp19, giving the protein MSREYRGRRIVVWPVYIDSTASRGEGRKIPLRDAVRKPRVEEIVEAARRLGLNPEVEEARYPRSWWENTRRVIVDKMGSKLSTLKALAAELRKLREEKRRLRQA; this is encoded by the coding sequence ATGAGCAGGGAGTATCGGGGACGCAGGATAGTCGTATGGCCGGTCTACATTGACTCTACAGCATCGCGCGGAGAAGGGCGGAAGATTCCCCTCCGTGACGCGGTGAGAAAGCCCAGGGTCGAGGAGATAGTTGAAGCGGCCAGGAGGCTAGGTCTGAACCCCGAGGTCGAGGAGGCCAGATATCCACGCAGCTGGTGGGAGAACACTAGACGCGTCATAGTGGACAAGATGGGGTCTAAACTATCAACACTAAAGGCTCTGGCGGCGGAGCTGCGGAAACTCCGGGAGGAGAAGCGTAGGCTCCGCCAAGCCTAG
- a CDS encoding nickel-dependent hydrogenase large subunit gives MPTREMLIDPITRIEGHLALRVTVDTDARKPVKDSVRSFVTMFRGFEVFDLGRPPEDLPHINSRICGVCGASHANASVIAVDMAYGVSPYRMGVALRNMAFAMTDHIYDHTIILNMLEGPDFSSAVVSFMTPSVYDQAKKTLAEHRDIHGFTTIAEIMDALTPITGKLWQLGAKFQRYAREAGVLIYGRHSHPSTLIPGGISTDLSNAEYLVTGYIFRLTKLTAWAKYMYAAWYDLLKFYEDLGYAENGISYHPDPAKSTVSAVASSGVFDDPETYESIGDYVEWEEFYRKMDENAGKRVLKPGIILRGELVTTKYSEYNASILEHVERAFFKDWKDKAKELPWYGELEKNDFKDPLGNKLLWGKYDPVYHPWIKVTIPNPGARDWAGKYSWVTHVRLVWKDGTITPFEVGPYARLLVASKQPGGDHLGLYKSTGNGVLKVTLPRACTDELPASVCEETTFEWKVPEFSSTIYRLWARAFNMLIDVVEAWNHATKALEYVRAGTVKTSRPWKTPNRITFGVGLTEAPRGTVRHWLVQKAGKTLNIQIHAPTTGNVSPQDKWGYSPFEQSVINTVVTEETKPEEWTGLDFVRSIRSFDPCLACAAHIQFMKGERLVKTVKKVITTAHYR, from the coding sequence TTGCCTACACGTGAAATGTTAATAGATCCTATCACACGCATTGAGGGCCACCTAGCTCTGCGCGTGACGGTTGACACTGATGCTAGGAAGCCGGTAAAGGACAGCGTCCGCAGCTTCGTTACCATGTTCCGTGGCTTCGAGGTATTCGACCTCGGGAGACCACCAGAGGACCTTCCGCATATAAATAGTCGTATATGTGGTGTATGTGGCGCAAGCCACGCAAACGCGAGCGTAATCGCGGTGGACATGGCTTACGGCGTCTCGCCCTACCGTATGGGTGTCGCGCTCCGCAACATGGCCTTCGCCATGACCGACCACATATACGACCACACAATTATACTCAACATGCTCGAAGGTCCCGACTTCAGCAGCGCCGTAGTCTCCTTCATGACTCCTTCGGTCTACGACCAGGCTAAGAAGACCCTGGCCGAGCACCGCGACATACACGGCTTCACAACGATAGCGGAGATAATGGACGCCCTAACACCCATAACCGGCAAGCTCTGGCAGCTAGGAGCCAAGTTCCAGCGGTATGCACGCGAGGCGGGCGTACTCATATACGGTAGGCATAGCCACCCCTCCACACTCATACCCGGCGGAATATCCACTGATCTGAGCAACGCAGAGTACCTGGTCACCGGCTACATTTTCCGCTTGACGAAGCTTACTGCGTGGGCAAAGTACATGTACGCTGCCTGGTACGACCTGCTAAAGTTCTACGAGGACCTAGGCTACGCAGAGAACGGTATCAGCTACCACCCAGACCCAGCCAAGTCCACGGTCAGCGCCGTAGCCAGCAGCGGCGTATTCGACGACCCCGAGACCTACGAGAGTATAGGCGACTACGTAGAATGGGAAGAATTCTACCGGAAGATGGACGAGAACGCGGGCAAGAGAGTACTAAAGCCCGGCATAATACTCAGAGGCGAGCTCGTCACAACCAAGTATAGTGAATACAATGCAAGCATACTAGAGCACGTCGAGCGCGCCTTCTTCAAGGACTGGAAGGACAAGGCCAAGGAGCTCCCATGGTACGGCGAGCTAGAGAAGAACGACTTCAAGGACCCGCTCGGGAACAAGCTGCTCTGGGGTAAGTACGACCCAGTATACCACCCATGGATAAAGGTGACGATACCGAACCCTGGAGCCAGGGACTGGGCCGGCAAGTACAGTTGGGTGACCCACGTACGCCTAGTATGGAAGGACGGCACCATAACCCCATTCGAGGTTGGCCCGTACGCGAGGCTCCTAGTAGCTAGCAAGCAGCCCGGCGGCGACCACCTAGGCCTATACAAGAGCACGGGTAACGGCGTCCTAAAGGTGACTCTACCACGCGCATGCACCGACGAACTCCCTGCAAGCGTGTGCGAGGAAACGACCTTCGAGTGGAAGGTGCCAGAGTTCAGCTCCACGATATACAGGCTATGGGCCCGCGCGTTCAACATGCTAATCGACGTCGTAGAGGCTTGGAACCATGCCACAAAGGCCCTAGAATACGTGAGAGCCGGTACCGTGAAGACCAGTAGGCCGTGGAAGACGCCAAACAGGATAACATTCGGCGTAGGCCTAACCGAGGCGCCCCGCGGTACTGTAAGGCACTGGCTAGTACAGAAGGCCGGTAAGACACTCAACATACAGATACACGCGCCAACAACTGGTAACGTGAGCCCGCAGGACAAGTGGGGCTACAGCCCATTCGAGCAGAGCGTCATAAACACAGTAGTCACGGAGGAGACTAAGCCAGAGGAGTGGACAGGACTAGACTTCGTACGTTCTATAAGGAGCTTCGACCCATGCCTAGCGTGTGCAGCTCACATACAGTTCATGAAGGGCGAGAGACTAGTCAAGACCGTAAAGAAGGTAATAACAACGGCGCACTACCGCTAA
- a CDS encoding ATPase domain-containing protein: MTTTYDDKLVPLGIEGLDDILGGGVRRGSIILVAGSPGSGKTSFAARFIYEGLARGEPGIYLSFNEYREEFLENMSQLGLDFEAYEKQGKFMFLEALNINDEEAATATLESLLSTIDAIGAKRLAVDTITSILRVLGSDQRARELLHSLFIHHVKRREVTTVLTAELPVGSSRLGYGIEEFVVDGLIMLKTGFSGDKIIRTMEILKMRGHGATLARLTYAIVPGKVIAVRTPPKISNIPAPSEVLRFKLSVANMSYSVSLPRGSQILVSIHPALDPLTILLGLACNTEADPPVKVLYRSFSRSPDEVRWVLRRLGCSNPSVEVARISSVNPTIYSATKLAMHSIEEDLRVMPDVVVVDGIKQAFWLSGEMDVGIREHFNNIQHRRIHGITGVYVYSATLRELVNTYPLYDIYDAIFYIAPRRINDPLYIDIKTLKLRYSAPSRHVTLPVSSIIGALYSNDAAEG; encoded by the coding sequence ATGACTACTACATACGATGATAAGCTGGTGCCTCTAGGCATAGAGGGGCTCGACGATATCCTAGGCGGCGGCGTAAGGCGGGGGAGCATAATACTCGTCGCAGGCAGCCCTGGGAGCGGCAAAACGAGCTTCGCCGCACGATTCATCTACGAGGGCCTCGCTAGAGGCGAGCCCGGGATATATCTTAGCTTCAACGAGTACCGGGAAGAATTCCTCGAAAACATGAGCCAGCTCGGGCTCGACTTCGAGGCTTACGAGAAGCAAGGCAAGTTCATGTTTCTGGAGGCTCTCAATATAAACGACGAGGAAGCCGCTACTGCGACACTTGAGAGCCTTCTCTCCACCATAGACGCTATAGGTGCTAAGAGGCTGGCAGTGGACACCATAACCTCTATTCTGCGGGTGCTCGGCAGCGACCAGAGGGCGAGAGAACTCCTACATAGCTTGTTCATCCACCACGTTAAGAGGCGCGAAGTAACTACGGTCCTCACGGCAGAGCTGCCCGTCGGCAGCTCGAGGCTTGGCTACGGGATAGAAGAGTTCGTTGTAGACGGTCTCATTATGCTCAAGACAGGCTTTAGCGGCGACAAGATAATAAGGACGATGGAGATACTCAAGATGCGGGGACATGGCGCCACCCTTGCAAGACTCACTTACGCGATAGTGCCGGGCAAGGTTATAGCCGTTAGAACTCCGCCGAAGATATCGAATATACCCGCCCCAAGCGAGGTACTACGCTTTAAGCTCAGCGTGGCAAACATGAGCTACTCTGTTTCGCTGCCCCGTGGCTCGCAGATCCTCGTATCGATACACCCCGCGCTCGATCCACTCACGATACTCTTAGGCCTAGCCTGTAATACTGAGGCTGATCCGCCGGTCAAAGTACTGTATAGGAGCTTTAGCAGGTCGCCGGACGAGGTAAGGTGGGTACTAAGGAGGCTTGGTTGTTCCAACCCCTCAGTAGAGGTTGCTAGAATAAGCAGCGTTAATCCCACAATATACTCTGCCACCAAGCTTGCGATGCACAGTATCGAGGAAGACCTCAGGGTTATGCCCGACGTTGTAGTGGTGGACGGTATTAAGCAGGCCTTCTGGCTCTCTGGCGAGATGGATGTAGGGATAAGAGAGCATTTTAACAATATACAGCATCGCAGAATACACGGGATAACAGGGGTTTACGTGTACTCCGCGACGCTCAGGGAGCTTGTGAACACATACCCATTGTATGATATATACGATGCAATATTCTATATAGCCCCGCGGAGGATAAACGACCCACTATACATAGACATCAAGACGCTAAAGCTACGCTACTCCGCGCCTAGCCGGCACGTTACACTGCCAGTAAGCTCGATAATCGGGGCCCTCTACAGCAACGACGCAGCAGAGGGCTAG